In Vicia villosa cultivar HV-30 ecotype Madison, WI unplaced genomic scaffold, Vvil1.0 ctg.000025F_1_1, whole genome shotgun sequence, one genomic interval encodes:
- the LOC131622177 gene encoding uncharacterized mitochondrial protein AtMg01250-like has translation MSVVVNGSPTKEFVVKRGLRQGDSLSPFLFIIVGEALTRLVRKSIEIGEYENMVIKRSCSVDILQFSKDTLMVGEGSWKQIKALKIGLIAFELVSGLGINFHKSKLIGINVSPHFMDAASLYLSCKIEASNFFFLGIPIGFNPRKEATLFPLLDKMKNHLMGWKNRFLNL, from the coding sequence ATGTCAGTTGTGGTTAATGGGAGTCCTACTAAGGAGTTTGTTGTAAAGAGAGGTTTAAGACAAGGGGATTCATTATCGCCTTTTCTTTTCATTATTGTGGGGGAGGCTCTTACTAGGTTGGTGCGGAAATCCATTGAAATTGGAGAATATGAGAATATGGTGATTAAGCGGAGTTGTAGTGTAGATATTCTTCAATTTTCGAAAGACACTTTAATGGTCGGCGAAGGTTCTTGGAAGCAAATAAAGGCTTTAAAGATTGGTTTGATAGCTTTTGAGCTAGTCTCGGGTCTTGGCATCAATTTTCATAAAAGCAAATTGATTGGGATTAATGTTTCGCCTCACTTTATGGATGCCGCCTCTTTATATCTTTCTTGTAAGATTGAAGCTAGTAATTTCTTTTTTCTTGGTATTCCCATTGGTTTCAACCCAAGGAAAGAGGCTACTTTGTTCCCGCTTTTGGACAAGATGAAAAATCATTTGATGGGATGGAAGAACCGTTTTCTAAATCTTTGA